From the Colletotrichum lupini chromosome 1, complete sequence genome, the window ttacggttagaacctcctttttatacttactacgtagatatttatatagttcaattgatctcttcgttaactacggttcgaaccaactaccctgtaatagggatactaacaaagACATATGCCTGGAGCGTGAATTGCTGAGTTGAGAAAGGGACAAAAGTCATCACGCATGCCGAAGAGAATTTGGTCTACTAGGCAAGCGAGGGGCCGCCACAAGACTCCCAAAACAGACCCATGCTGAAGGTAGGTTGTTCACAAATATTATTAATGCTGCTTAGAAAGGCCTGTCTTTTGCGCCTGCTTTTGCAAATATTCCTTGTGCTTTGGCTGGATAAAGCTCATATCCCCCCTGAGCATCAACGACCTTTCCACACCCTCCCGCAGCCCGGACTGCAAGACATGCTCGCAAGCGCTCAAAGTGAAGCCGAACCGCGGATGTGTCGTCTGCCCGAAGCTGAATGATGTAGAGGACGGATGCGAGAAGCCCGAGTGAACCGTGAACAGCTCGAGCTTGAGCAGAACTGACTGAAGGGCCGAGGCGCTCCCGCGGTATGCTGCGACGGGATCCGGGGCTGTGAGATCGATTGTCTGCGCTGCGAAGGACCGGATGAGAGACCCAAGTAGAATGCTGTCACACCGTTTGCCACCTGTGGGATCTTGCGGCGATGACATGCATCGGTCTCCGTGTTTGAGCGTCATGTAGAGGCTGGCGTAGGGTTCCAGCATAGTGGTGAGGAGAGTCTTGCGTATTGTTGTAGCATCATCTGGGCCATGAGTTAGTCGTTTTCATTACGGAGTCTCTCAAAACCAGGAAATTATCGGAATACGTACCGACAAAGCCAGATGGGAAAAGATATTCGATGTGGCAAAGCTTGTATGAGTAAGTTTCACGGTTCGCTCCGCTATAACCGAACACCAAGTCTCCATCGTCGTCAACTAAACACTCAGTAGCAATCTTCATCGCCATGTTATTGAACATTTGGGCGTCTCCGAGTTCATAGGCAACACCCAGAAGCAGCGGATTCTGCATACTCGTCTTGACTGCCTCCATCCATCCGCGGGCCCATGGCCGCGTGATGCTAGTCGCGTCATATTTCTCAGTGACCACAAGAAACTGATAGAGACGTGTGAGTTCCAGTTGTTCGGGAACGTTCTCAAAACGCCCATGCGAGATATTGAGTAGCATTTCCAAAGCCTCTTGCCGGTCATCGGGGAGTTCCACAGTCCAATCTCGCGGGGCACCATCCATATGATGTGGTCGCGACTCAGCGAAGCCACCATAAAGCATTTTTCGAAAGACTGTTGAGGTTCTCGCGAGCGCTTTGGAGCACACAAAGTAGTTTTTGGGCTTTTCTTCAACGTCTTCTCCTACAAAGAGGTAGAGGTCCCCATTGGAATCGATGACATCCAGGCCGCCAAGACTCCGGATCGCCGGCTCATGGTCGGGATCTTGGTCCATTGCCGTCATGACACGGAGGAACTCTGGAGAGCGCTCATCGACTTTTGCCGTGTTTTTTCTGGCTTGGAATTGTTGTATGTTTGCCAGATGAACTTTGCGAGTAGCTCTTACTGGTACAAACCAACCCAAATCTGATTGTGAGTTTCGGGGATCACCAGGTTGCCCTAGTCTGACTTGTCCACACAGAGACGTTCCAAAGGTGGTGAGATTGTGGCCCGTGCACGTCACAGAGGTCGTACAACGGGGGAAAAGGAGTGTTTTGAAGTCGGTCGATGACTGTTGGGCAGAGGGCGGGAATAAGGGGTGGTCGAGTGAGGGTCCTGAGGGCTGGGATCAGCCAGGGGTTGGTGCTCGTAACCTAACTGAATAAAGACATGTTCTGCCAGAGGAAGCAGAGACCATTCGTTTGACAGAACTCTCACAGAAGGGCTAGGCTCGGAACTGATGGCTTCAGGACCGTCCTTGGAGCGAATGTTATACGGGCGATCGGCAACATCCCGGCCCCCGAGGCCCCCGCGCGGGCAGGGCAAACCCACCACGATAACGCTCAATGGCGCTTCGCGTCTCGGAGTGCCTAGTCCCGTCACGGCATCCCACCCCTGTGCGGCGCGGCGCGGGACGCTTTGTTGACCCCACAATCCGACTAATGTGCCGACAGTCTTTCAGTCAGCGAGGTCTCTGTCGGGTAGAGAGATAAGACACTTCAAGTCGATAGTGACTTTTCTCCCCTTTTCAGCTCACATAGATACTAAAAGAATggcttaataagtttactgATGATTGCTGCGTACATGCGTTGCAGCTAAGCTTCCGGAGACTCACTTGGCATATGTTAGTTTCTTGGATACAGGTGATTTATAGAGCTGGGAGAACTACGCCGCAGTTTCGACTATATGACCAACATCAGGGTTCTGCTGCATAATTTAGTGCGGACAGTGAATCTTGTCACCTCAAAACACACCTCAAATATTAATACAGGCTACATTTCCGGCAGAATTCAGATCTCTCAACTGCTCTTGATCTATGAAGACTACTATTGAAGACCATATACAGAGGATAAGTTCATAGACATGTCTATCAGTAGATAAGGATTGCCGATGTATTCGGTCCTTTATCTTAAGGTAGTGGTTGGCTTGATTCGCAGTCATTGGATCTTTGGCTTGATAGAGAGCTCGGGGGCCACCAAAGCTACATGTAGTAAGTGTCCAGGATTCTAGCCCTGCACATCAGATCTCGTATCCTGTCAGCTGGCTTTGTGTGCCGAGACATTCCGGCATCCCACTCTCCCTACGGGCGACATGCCATTCTGGTTCTGTGTCTGGCGCGTGAGCGAATCATATTGAGATCCCCATGTTTCTGCCTTCTTATGCCCCCAGCCTTACTGAGGCATCATAAACACTCATTCACAACTCACGCTTAGATGGAAAGTATCATTTCGAGACAGTTCGAATACCTTTCTTACTTTCAGAAAACTGACAACCCGGAGGTGTGATTACCCGATCTCAGGGCGGGTCAGATTCCAACCGCGCGAGAACCGCGCCGCACTCACAGTCATTCCCCGGGGGCCGACAGGTCCCGCGTTCCGCGATGCGACGACATTATCAATGCCAGGTACCAAGATTCACAAAACTCACATGCCACCACGGTTTCGGAATCTCTTCTGCCCTGCAACGCCGATGCTCTGAGACTTTAAATGTTAAGCAAGCACGAGGCCTGCTTTCGCCTCAGGTCACCAGACTACATCAACCTGTTTGGTCCCTAACGCAGAAGATTGCTGTTTAAAGTGAGCGCATGATCATGTTCCTAAACGCCTCATCTCTGTGATTATCTAAAAGCTTGATACTTTGTAATTTTACCTTGCATGCACCTTACCCTGCCTACTCTAGTAAATACATAAGTAGACTATGGTATATACTGTGGTCTATCCCGCTTAAGCCCGCAAGAGCAGAAGCTACTCTGGACAACCAGGTACATTGATCCCAGTAACTATTGCCCTAACGTGGAAATCCAAACTAGAAAGTCTTCCCGAGAAGTGGAGAAATAGATAGTAACAGAGATCGGAGATCGGAAGGCTCCATCGTCTGGCCGGGGTATTCCAAGCCAGCTGGTGGGTCTCGGGGGCTCTATCTCTCTTCTAATAACTTCCGAAGTCGAGATAAAGAGATTATGCAGAACACATAGCTCACTTCAACGCCGCGGAGCAGTTTCAGTGAAAGTACACATATGTAGAATCAAATGCAACCTGTTTCTTCTGGTGGTATAACATGCCGCTAATTATTGCTCGGATTCTTTACCCATAAAATCATACAGAGTTCGAGTTGTCTGCGCATGACCAAGCAGAGGACCGGTTTGGGCCGTTGTAGTCATTGATAATTCCCATGATGGAACTGTAAGTCCCAGCGACCATCAAGAACGTTCCCGAAACCACAACAAAAGCAGCCCAAACACACATAGCGTACCATCTTATGGTTGGGTTCTGTCTTCCTTTCGTCCAGTTGTCGTAGAACCACATGCAGCCCATCGGCTGGAAGCAGATCAGTGTGCCGAGAAGCGCACCGATGAGAGAGATAAGACTGTTGAATACGGGAATACCGCTAGCAACCAAATAGGCCACCAAAGCCACAGTGAAGGTACAGCCAATCCAGGTCGCCCAGTGGGTAAAGGTGTTAGCTGTCAGGTGCCTTGATCCTCTCAGAATTCGAACGAATACGTGCTTGCTCGGTAACTACAATGTGGTTAGCGCAGATTCAAGCTTCTGTGAAATCAAGACACTCACATGGAGCAAGACAGCGGCCGAGACAATAAGACCAGGAAGACCGAGTCCATAAGCGACTTTTTTGACGCTGGGCCCAGCAGAGCCGAGAGCGGGCGAAGAAACGTATGATCCACAGTAGTAGTAGACAACGGCACCTACAGCCACGTAGACGAGCGTGACAACAGATTGGCAGAGAATGAGAGCTCGGGTGTAATGCTTGGGCTCGCGCATCTCAGCTACAATGGAGAAGAACGCTGGCGTGCCTGCGTACGAGAAAACGAGTGCAGAGATGGCAGCGATGGCCTCTGTGAAAGTGGGCGAGCCTACGAGCTTGAAATCCGACTTCCAAGGGAGATCTTTTGGTGCTGCGGCAGGCCTATCCTGTAGGCCAACAGCAATGGTCACAGTGAGAACTAGCGAAGCTATTAGATGCTGCAGGTTTAGGTAGGGGCTAAGAGCCTAGACTTACCGGCAACGATGATACTCGTAACACCAACCCATGCCAGCCAACTGATTCGTCCCAGCGTCCGTATGCTAGAAAAGCCGAATCCAATAATCGCTGCAACTGCGACAAAGACGGCGGTACAGGTCGCATGCATAGAAAGAGCATTCAAAGCGATAGAGATACTCAGCATAGCGGAGCCTGAGGTGAAGGTAAAGACTATGGAAGTAAAGATTAGTGAATTGATGTTGATACTGATCGCCTGTTACAGAGCACTCACAGAGGCAAAAGCCGGCACCGAAAATTTCACGGCCAATCCAGCCAAACATCAACTCTCCTGCATCATCAACGCCGTAGACTTCGGGATGGCGGAGCTTGAAAGTACCGACAATGAAGTCGGACCAGGTAGTGATGCCGCTAATTACGCAGACAAGAATGACTCCTGGAATTATCCCCATGGTGTCGAGGATAGAGGGGATGGATAGAACGCCGAGACCCATCTGAGTTTTCATCATTAAGACGGAAGTACCCAGCCATCCGACCTAATGCCAGTCAATTCCTATAACTTTTAAATCACCGAAAAGGAGTTACAAACACTGCGGTAGTTGGGGCCATCTTCCGTAATCTCACCAAAGACGGCATCGTGGGCAATCGCGTTGTCCGCGGCAACAACCTTGCCTGTGTTCGACGGCGCCTCACCCAGCGAGCTATCCTTGATTTCTCTTGTGTCCGACATGGCGGTGCCTGTAAGCAAGCACTCACTCTCAAAAGATGGGTCGAATCGGCGGGAACGGGGTCAACGATTGGAAGAGGCTAGGAAGGGAACGGCAGAATGAGCATGTTATTATACTTGATGAAAATTCCCCAGATCATCTTGCAAGCTGCCGAGCATTTTTCCGGAGAGATGAAAATTCTCCCCACCTCGCGGGGTCGCTTCTTTCGATTGACACATTCCTTTATGAAATTTCAATGGAGTCAAGTGAAAATCCCTTCTCGCAAGTGCGCCGGTATCGGAGTGTGTAAGTCCGAGCCTTGGCGAGATCATATGGGCACTGACTGGGCAGTAGAATGCCATCTTTGAAGATTTACGCCCCAACTTCTCTGCCGGACGCTCAAGTAGGAGTTGAGGGGATTCAGTAACTCCACGGATCCGAATTCAGAGCTCCAGGATAGCTTCTTGCCTGCGGAGAATTGGGTCCATCGCGGATAACATCTATCATTTATTCCGCCTTAGATCCCGCAAAGGGTTGTCTGGGGAAGTGGAGCCATAAATGGGAACAATCACCAATCAGGCGCCGTTCTCGTCATGGCCTTCCTCTTTGGATTAGACAGCAGATGAAGATATCTTCTGTCAATAAATGGATCTCCGGTTGTGGGAGCTATCTATATCGACGGCATACAATCTTGGTTGCTAGCTGCTTCTCTTCAAGACCCTGTGAACGTGGCACAGGAAAGTAATGACTACCTGTCCGAAATCGTGGGTCAGATCTAGCGTGTTTATGAGAGTTGCCCGTGGATCTCAGTAATATTGCGATACGCACACAATGGAATCTGATTCTTATCATCAACTTTAACGACTGATGTTCTTCTCAAGAGAAATCTGCTCTACCTAATCGGAAAAAGCGGAACCAGCGAAGAGTTCTCGATTCCCATGATCCACTTGTACCGACGGGATGCACGTTAACGCTTACATGAACCACCCAAGAGCCGTGCTTGGTTTCGAACAATCGCCAAACTAATGTAATAGCCTTTCGGCCTGTATACTCTATTTGGCCTTTTCTAGGCTTGCGTTCTGTGGCGTAAACGTCAGGGGCACGTCCGCAGGGCTTTGGGCGATGATATCCTGCACGATGGGACCGAGTTGCGCGTCGATAGGTGTTTCGTTGGGGGACCAGCCAAGCTCGACGGGAAATCTCTCATTGCCTAGATGGTGTCAGCTTTCATTGCTTTGATGAAGAGAATTCACCTTAATCAAACATACGGAAGAAGTACTCCAGAAACGTCCTGTTAGCAACAGCAACATCCGGGTCTCCAAAGATTGCCAGCAAGAATGCGTTCTCGCCAACAATGACTGGGATCTGGGCATCGGTGATCGAGAAAGTCGGATTGATGAGACTCATATCAAAAGCATGCCGAGCTCGGGCGTTCGCGATCATCGTGATATTAATCGCCTCCTCGTCTCCAAAGTAGCTTACAAAGTTGTCGAAAGTTCCTACGTCGAAAGCGTTGGTGGGGTCGAAGATGGCATCTTTGCGAGAAAGACTACCATCGTGCTCGATGACGTTATGGGCATGTAGCATTTGCAAGTCGAAGAACTATCCATGACAAGATTAGCCCAAAGCGCTTTTGGCTAGTGGCATGAAGCTTTGGTGTTAAGCGAAGCAGTAACAGCTTACAGTTGCATTAGGGACAGGATTGACGACGAGGGCATTGTTGAAGATGTTGAGGGCGGGCGCTTCGGGCACATTCAGCGCATCGTTGAGGGCCTTGATGAGGATATCCTTGGTGATGTTCCGGCCGTCATGGGGAACAAAGCCATGGTTGGAAAGGGTGTTCATGACCGGGCACGGGGCTCGTTCTATGTTCCATCTGGTCAGCTGTGGCCTCAAAGTCGTGGGACATATCACGAGACTCACGATCATTAGGACCCGGTGGACTCCAGATGAAGTGATTTGGCTTCAAAGTACCCCATGATTCGTTTCCAGTTTTCAGCCCCTTCAGTCCCTTGCTGGGCGGCAGAGCAAAGCGAGTGTTCGGGTAGGCGAAGTGGGGGAAAGCCTGAACGACGGAGGCAGCCCCAATGATGGTTGGCACAGAGAGATGCATGTCTTGCTGAGTTTTATAGATGGCTCTTAATGACGAAAGGGGAATGAACTGTTTGCGGTAAACTTTGGACTGTGATTAATCGGTAATTCGAAACCAGGTCTATATGTCATATTTGCAGGAAGCAGCGATGGCTTTATATCATTCTCACCGATTTCGAATATCAAGCCATCCTATAATGCCAAATTGCGAACAAGTGACTGGCTAGTTTCTCAATTCTCACCTGATCGACGACACCCTGTTCAGATGCTCTTGCTGATTCACAAGGTGGAACTGCACGACCAGCGCAGTACTACTGAGCCACAGACATGGACCCACTCGACAACGAAAACGAAAACGAAGATGAGGCTCTCCGCAGCCATGATTGTTCCAGGTCGCTGTACCAAATTATCGTTCTCGTTCCCGTAGGGCTGCTTACATAGTAGCAGCCAATGTGATTGAAGGAGTTGTCATATGCCAAGTATTATGCCCCGAGTCCTACGTACGTTACCGGTGGCTCAGCACGCATTCTATCCCGTTCTTTGCTTGGCGCCAGTGAGACCCAGCACCAGTGTGGTGGTCTAGAAATACAACATAAAACGCCTTATGAATGCACACTGAGATGGTGGTCTAGCTTAAAGTAATGGAAGTAGCCATTCACTGTGGCCGGAATACGAGGCATTTATTCAAGCATAAAGTTGGAACTGCGGGCCGACTCGGCACTTTCAAAAACATGGACCATTAGCAATCAACGACTCATGATTCGCAAGAACACTGATGGCTTCTTGATTCATTGGAGATGTTCACATGGCTCCGAAGAGGACTGCTCAGAGATAACGTCTAAAGCCTCTGCCCTGACTGGTCTCGTTATAGCCGCGTAGTCACAATGAGCTCCTCCTGTAACTTGTCACCGATCCTTACACTTTGTTTCCACCAGAGGCCATGATTTCCAAAAACTTCATCCTCTAATCAATCGAATCGGCCATCATTCACGCTGCTCTGCTCCACGCAGCGTTCTTGGATTTCATACTTGGACTTCATAGGCCCCGAGTATCCAGAGGTGATTCCGAAGTTATTGGCGGAATGATGCTCCCAGCTCTTCCGAGCTCTCGTACCAAAGGTGGATCTTCCATCTAGTTGTCTTACTCGTGTCTCCCAGCAAGAATTTAGAGAGTTTCTAATTATGCTGTCATATCACCTTAAGCAGCAATATGTTGAGATACTGTTGCGACATCAAGCCTTGCGCCTCCTTGAATCCTTGAAGCGACAGAGGGATCGAGTCTCGGCAGAGATTAAGGCAAATTCGGTGCGGTCGTGGCAAGCTGACACGGGATTTTAGGTGATGGTCCCACGAATGAGTTTCACTGTGGCTGGTACTGGTCGTTGAGAAGATGAGAAAAGCACGCCCAGTCCCATCCGATCCCATCAGACAGACTAGGCGACCATTCGTCGCCAACCATGGGCATCTCGCCAAAGGAGTCGAATCCGAACTCCGATCCGCTGGTAAACCCGTTTCCTTGGTTATAAAAGGGCATTGTTGAACCAGGCACATTGCCACCTGATTCCCTGCGGCGGCTGTCGTCACTGCCTGACCACTGAGCATCTACCGATCTGGGCGTCGGTGTCTCCCCAGCGTTTTGCCAAGGGCTGGCGTCTGGCATGGATCTTGGAGTCATGGCTGGTACGGTAGTAGTTGTTCGGTTACTCGACGATCCTGGCGTCGGCAGCCCTTTG encodes:
- a CDS encoding transmembrane amino acid transporter is translated as MSDTREIKDSSLGEAPSNTGKVVAADNAIAHDAVFGEITEDGPNYRSVGWLGTSVLMMKTQMGLGVLSIPSILDTMGIIPGVILVCVISGITTWSDFIVGTFKLRHPEVYGVDDAGELMFGWIGREIFGAGFCLFFTFTSGSAMLSISIALNALSMHATCTAVFVAVAAIIGFGFSSIRTLGRISWLAWVGVTSIIVAVLTVTIAVGLQDRPAAAPKDLPWKSDFKLVGSPTFTEAIAAISALVFSYAGTPAFFSIVAEMREPKHYTRALILCQSVVTLVYVAVGAVVYYYCGSYVSSPALGSAGPSVKKVAYGLGLPGLIVSAAVLLHLPSKHVFVRILRGSRHLTANTFTHWATWIGCTFTVALVAYLVASGIPVFNSLISLIGALLGTLICFQPMGCMWFYDNWTKGRQNPTIRWYAMCVWAAFVVVSGTFLMVAGTYSSIMGIINDYNGPNRSSAWSCADNSNSV